The Zonotrichia albicollis isolate bZonAlb1 chromosome 21, bZonAlb1.hap1, whole genome shotgun sequence genome segment CTTCAAGTTGACTTGATGAAGCAGACATGGAAAACTACATGGCTGGTCCACTGGGAAGGTATCACACAGACACACCAATAACAAGACCCCTAGGGAGACCacgcacccccagctccctccctgtgtctctcCATAACCAAGGGCATACCAAAGAGCTGGTATCCCCAGGAGAGCACCACAATCTGGGCTACCTGAAAACCAGCCTGGTGTTGTGGTCTCTGGAGGTGGTGGACACAACCTCCCCCAAGAGCATCTTAGGCCAGTGGGTAGGAGCCACGAGAGCACCAGCACACAGacagagacagacagacagacacaggtgCGTGGTAGTGAAGACACAGGAGGGTCCAAGCATAGAGTTCCCACACACTCTATCATACAGCAACACTAAAGCAACCCAGAGATAAAGGATGGCCCAGGGTATAAACACAGGAAAGAGGGGTGGAGGAGCATCAGGGATCCAATGGTCTGAGGGCTCAGGGGTGGTATACTGGGAAGGGACCAATGGGGAATGCCAGGATGGATGGGCAGGGTTACACACACCAATGGGAAAACAGGGAAGGGAGAACTCTCTAGAACATGAATGTAAGGGTAAAAGGGGTGGGGAAGGCCAATGGGGAGAACAGAACTGGGATAAACTGCTGTAGTGCTGCAGAGTGCTGTGTGGGAAGCCTCTTTCCTTGCCCTGTGAGGAGTGTCTGGAGTCTATAGTGCATCTTTCCAGGGCATTGGCATTGCCCTCTCCCCAGTGGGCTCATGGGCCTCCTCAGGTCGGGTTCTCTGGCACCAGTTGCCTTACTGGAAGTTGGAGAGTGCAGAGGCATGAAGCACAGGAGATTGTGCGTCCTGCCACCGTGAAACTCCTCTGCCTGTgagccagggcaggagaaacCATCAGAGGTGCTGTGTGAGTGGGATGCAAGTGGCATCTTCATTTCACTCTTCGATAACTCTAGGGCTTTGCAATTACATGTCCTGATCTGATAGTCATTAGGGAATGATCAGCCAGTCATTGGCAGAGACTGTTTGCCTTTCTGCTAATTAAGTTGCATTTGATTTACAATCAAATCTAATGAATCAAGTGAGCTTAAGGCAGGCTCAAAGGAAGCACAGGCCAGCTCCACAGCCTTGCTGTTCATGAGGAGCCACATCCCAGGGACGCTgccaggaacagccctggcGTGGGGCAATGAGGCACACGTGTGCAaggtgagcagggctgtgtttgtGGCAGGCACAGGTTTCCTGCCATGCTGCTAGCAGGTGACCTGTCAGGCTGTGGGCTTTGAGACAGTGCATTGGGTTGGCATGACCAGGCTTTGGCAGGGGGAGCTCTAGGAATGGCTTCTGCAAGAAGCTGCCggaagcttccaccatgtccagcagagccaatcccTGGTGGCTCCAAGGATGGACATGTCACTGGCCAAGGCTAGGCCAGTTAGGAGTGGTAATGCCTCTGAGATTACATattaaggaaggaaagaaagaggctTTTGTGCAGTTGTAATTGTGGCCAGACAAGAGCGAggtgagaatatgtgagaggaAAGCTCTGCAGACACGAAGGTCAGCggagaaggaggggaaggagctgctccaggtgttggagctgagattcccctgaGCCTGTGGTGAAGACCAtggtgcccctgcagcccaaggATGCCATAGGagtgcagagatccacctgcagctcctggaggagcctgtgctggagcagggagatgcctgagaggaggctgtgaccctgtggCAAGCCCATGGTGGAGCAGGATTCTGGCAGGGATCTGCagacctgtggagagaggaggccACACTAGAGCAGGTTTGCTCACAGgagctgtgaccctgtgggggCCCTAtactggagcagcctggtcctTGAAGGACTGACCCCATGGAAAAGTGACTCACATTGCAGCAGTTTGGCTAGGACTGTTGCTTGTGAAGTGGACTCACATTTCAGAAGTTCATGGAAAACTATTCCCCCATGGGAGGGACCCtatgctggagcagcagaatgACTTCTGTCCCTGAGCAGTGTCCCATTCCTGTCTCCCTGCAGCACTGTGGGGAAGAAGGTAGAGCTGGTAAagagggaggggtggggaggaaggtgtttttaaggtcttattttatttttcattatcctgctctgattttgttagcaATAAATTAATATCTCTAATTAGAGCCTGTTTTGTCTGTGACAATGAGTGAACTATcccagtccttatctcaactcatAAATCCTTTGTCATATTTTCCCTTCCccgtccagctgcagagggacagatGGAGAGGCTTTAGTGGGTGCCTGGGGTCCAGCCAGGGTCACTCACTACAGCCAGACACCCTGTGCTGGCATGAAGAGCTCCTCAGGCCAGGGCTCCTCTGGCTGCCAGGCCAAGAGAGAGAcaaggaggacaaggaggacagccctggctgctggctgtgcaCGAGGGGCAGGGAACAGCCCGGGGCAcggatcccagaggggctgctgctcctctcctgcaccTCCCGTCGCAACAGGAGTGTGGCAGCTTCAGCGCTTTGGGGCACCGTGTGATTCCAACAGACCCCTGGATGTGTGTTGAGAGAGGAAAGGCTGTTCTGAGCTCACACCCATCAGACTCCAGCAGCACTTGGGGAAAACCCTGTGGTCTCTCTCTGCACCATCCAAGGCAGATGGACAAGGCTGGTTCTGATGTCTGCATGTTGCCTGAGTGACTCCTGCTGCGGTGACTACACCACCAGCTGGTGACTGGTGCTGCACCCGTCACACACACAGGAACATCCAGGAGCCTCTAACACAAGAGGCTGTGCACCCAGGCAGGTTGGTTGGGCACCCTTGCACTCAGGTTTTTTGGGATTGCCTAGCACCCACAGGTCCCAAGCAGCAAGTGGGACCTGGGTCAGAGGCTGAAATTAAAGTGTCTTGTTGTGCTAGCTGGTGCTACTTTTACAACCTGAGATGATTCAATACagtcacattttatttttaaaaaaagaaaaaatgagaagtCAAGAGGATTAACTATCACATATGGCACAGAGATTGTCTGGAAAGACCAGCTTAGCTTTCCTCTGAGTGCTTAAGCTGATATTAGCAAATACAAGCCCTAAACAACATTGGGAAGCCTAAATGGAACCCAGCATGATTGCATCAATTTAAAGAATCTGATTAGAAATAGCATAAACATTCTTTAACTTATTGAAGACAGCTGAAGGCAACAATGTTAGACAAACAACGAAGACACCAGCATCTGGTGCCTTGCTCCTCTGCTTTGAGAAATGACAGCTGCAATTTCTTCAAggctctggcagcaggaatTTATActagaaaatatttgaaagtaaCTGTTTAAATTCAAAGAAAAGAAGCGGATAGAAAAGTGAAGAAACCCTGCATCCACTTTGGCCAAGAAGGAGCTTTGGTGGATCCTCAGAATGGACAGTCTCCTCTGCAAACACTTCAGAAGTTCTGTCCTGCCAATGGAGAAGAGCAAGTGAGTAATAAGACAGAGGAGATGACATTTCCAGACAAAACAACTTGAACATCACTCCAGCACCCCATCTGCCACTTACAATCTCTTTGGTGCCTTCTAGTTTTCACCAGACAATGAGAAGAAtatgccaggctctgcagaggcCCCCTCACAGTGTAGGAGATACTCACAATAGCTGCAATAAATGCCAGATTTCGTTGATGTGTTGGCAAACTATGACACAGGGCAGACTGAACGGAACTTTTGCACAGGAAAATCACACCTCAGAAATACATCTCTCTGGAGGAGTCAACAAGATATAAGCATTGGACATCCTCATGTCACCCGGCAAGTCCATCAAAGCTCGCAGAGGACAAGCTGGCATAGGTTAGGGAAGAAGATCTCACTAAGataaatcacagaatgatttagACTGGaaggtcatccagtccagccTCCTTTCTCAAGCAgagccccccagagcagtcactcaggattgtgtccagatggttTTGAGCTCCTCCAGACATGACTCtagaccctcctgggcagcctgtcccaTGCTTGGTCACCTATCCAGTGAAGAGTGGctgagagaaaggcaggaaAGTCACCCAGAGGCGTCACTGTGCTGACTGACAGAGATCTGGTAAAACATCTCATCCACgtgcagtgagtgccagagggGGCAGCATGAGGAGATATTAGAAGACCAGAGAATAGGACAAGGCTCCATGTAAATCTCAGTTGTACCCCCACCTTTTCAGGGAGGTGGAGGTCCAGGTCTggcctggcagccccagcagggacatGGCCTGAACAGGGCAAGGAGAGAGAGGGTGAcaggggaggctgggaggaCAAGGAGGCTTGTCAAAGATTCAAGATCTGGAACAGCATAAGGAACACAAATAGAGATGATCTTGCATCACCAGCAGCCATCAGGCGCTGCTCtcaagctgctcctcagccaccAAAAGCTGTCCCCGCACTTCCTTTGCCCCAACACTCTTCTGCTGTCTCCATCAGTTTTTGGGCCCCTGTGTCTGGGCTGATCCTCACTGCACCAGCAGCCCTGGTATGTTTCCATGGCCCTTGGCTGTGCAGCTGAAGATGGAATCAGCATGACAAGCataagggagagcagaggcaagTGAAGCTCCTTGCTGCAGGATGCCACCATTGCTGAGTAGGTGCCTAAACCCAGGAAGCCCTTAGGAACATTCAGGGAAGAAAAGTCCCTTTTTATCAGATATATGATGACATCTGGCCAGGTTTGTGGGGGGATAAAGGAGTATTGGATGACCTGCAGAGACAGATGCAAGCTTGATGGAAGGGCTGAGGGACTGTGGAGTGCTGCATGGGGACCCACCGCCTGCTCTGCACGGATGGGACTCACACCCAGCAAACACTGAACTGTCAGCTTGTGTGTcctcacagcccagctccagcggGGCTTTTCTCTGTGTGCTGCCCAGAAACCACAGGCAGCTCTCCAGGTTTGGCTCCAGAGGATTCAGACAGCCATGTTCCACAACAGCTTGCACTGGGGCAGAGAGATCCCAAATCTGAATCTTGCCCTGCCTTGGCTCAGCCTGCACTGCTGGATGAGCTCCTGGGGctcccagggagcagagagctgcaggcactgcagggcaAGAGGAGGAGAGGTGGTGGGTGGTGCGGGTGGATGCAGCCCTCCAAACTCTCTCAGTGGCCTTTTCcatgcagcccctcctgcccacaggattcccagccccactgcacccTTTGCCTTATCTCTGCCTGGCCTGGTCCTGCCCCTCTGGGAGGCACCCAGGAGGGAAAAATCTTGTGGCTCTGAAACTGCCCTCACTTGGGCAAGCTCAGCTGGGATCACTCCTGGCTGTTCACCATCCACAGCCCCCAGGGGGACAACAGGAGAGAGCACAGGCCCCAGCACCCCAGGTTGTCCCCAGACAGCTACACCAACACCTGGCGAGGGTTTCTGTTTATTTGGAAAAAAGCAGGGACTGtgtgctggaggagcagggactCTGTCAGAGTCCTGACAACAGTGCTAAGAAGAAGGATGGtggagcaggagcctggagcttCAGAGCATGGGTCTTGTATTGCTTGGCAGGAGCATCCACAAGCCAGTCTGCACTCTCTGGAAAACAGGTGGGAGAGGTGGTGTCTGGGTGAGGCAAGGACACCTGTGGGACTCTCCATTAGGATCAGTGCATTCTTCTCCAGTTCTCCCCAGATTTGTAGGGTGAGGCACCTCCAGCAATGGATTTCTAGTAACTCCTACAGCTGTATGGCGAGAAAACACAGGCTAGGGGGCAACAGCAAAAATGGTTTGCATGGTGAGACACCAACCCCTCTGGCCAGGTTTGCCAGTCCACAAGCCCAAGGTCCcttgggcaggagctgctgtcctgGCCCTCACTgctcaaagggctgggcagacaTTTCTCTGGTGGTTTCAGCTCACATGCCCATGTTCAGTGCCAGGCACATCCCACTGGGGGTCTCTGGACACTGCTCCTTGGCAGTGCCTGGGCACTGCTACCTGGGGGCCCCTGCTGCAGAGAAGTATCCAAAGGAATGGTCCTACCTGTATGCAAGCTCCAGCACCAGCTCAGACCAGAGGAATTCAAAGAGTTCTTGGTGGCCCTTGCTTTGGGGGCACCAAGAAGGTAAATTTCCAGGAGAGAACATTGCAAACACCAATTTACACTGCGGCAACTCACCTACGGTTCACCAAGTCTGCATTCCTCTGTGGAAACAAAGAGAAAGCCTAAGTCTGGCACTGTGGTCTGAATAATCCCATTTAGCACCCAAAATAGACTGCTCAGAAGGAACTTGTGGGTTTCTTCTTGCTCATTGTGCCCAGCCAGAGCACCGCTGGCTGTCAGCACTCCCTCCTGCCAGCTCAGACCATGAAGTGGTGGCACTGATGGGCTGAGCTGGTCCCTGCCTGCATGTCCCTGCATGGGCAGTGCTCACCCTGCCTGGGCAAAATCCAGATTGTCTCGTCGGTGAAGCCATTCAGCTTGGCAAGTCTCTTGAACAGCAACTTGATTTTGGGTCTCACCCACTGGGTTCTGCCTAAAGACAAAGACATGAGTTAGCTCCAGACTGTGCCTGACCCTGCATCTCCTAGGAAGCTGGTGAGTGTGTCCACCTGAGGGTGGGATGGATGGCAGTCCCTGGGAGAAGGCTGGAGGCACTGGTGGAGGTCCTGGAGAGCAGTGGTGGCCAGGCACATGAGACACCCCACCCAGGATACAAGATGAGCCAGAGGTCCTGACACCAGTGCAGTGACTCTTCTCTTGGTTCCTGTCGCCACTGATTCTGTTCTGCCTGTGCAGCAGGACCCCCACCCTCCACCCTTCTCCACAAGAAACTTACCCAATGCCATGGACTGGCAGCACAGTGCTGGGAGCCTGAGccccaacccccctgccatgccaaagccctgctccttcccttccctgccacACAGGGAACACACGCAGTCCCTGCCCCACTCCTGCACCTCACCCTGGGCAGGAGTGGAGAGAGaacattccctggctcctgcccttgcaggacccttggagcagctcagcactgctggctACGCACTGTAAAGTCTCAGCATGTGCAAGGTCTTCCCCTCTTTCTCTCTGGTGGCAAAGACAACCATGTAGGAGCTGCCGTCGGTGTCCACCAGCCGCACCGTCTTATTGCCTCTGTCTGCAAAGGGATGTGGAGAAAAATTAATTACCTCCTCCTGGAAACCCCCACTGTGCAAAGGGGCTGTAAAGAGCACGAAGCCCACCAAACCTGAATTTCCTTGATATCCCCTCATCCTAGGTTTTCCCTCTTGCTAAGGCTCCTCAGGAAGCCTGGGGAGCCCACAGACCACAGCAGAGAAGAAGGATGGGGAAGCGAGGGCAGAAAGGGCTGTGGATGGTCAGTGCAGGCTGTTGGCCAGTGTCAGACTGCTCCTTGGGCTGGGAATGATGCAAAACCACCcttgctccatcccctgggaaCATCCACTCACAGCCCCTTTGCAGAAGGAACCAGCTTTTCCCTAGGGTTTAAACTTGGCCTCAATGTGTTTATCGCagagggagggactggggactcTGCCACGCTGCTGGGCCACCAGCCCTGGGGTGCAGCTGGCACCTGAACACAGAGGGATGTCTCAGCCAGGATGCCGGAGGGGCAGGCAGTCCTGAGGGCCatgtccccaggagcagccagctgCTTCAGACAGGGATGGTGGGACATGCCCCTATCCTGCCCCAGGAGCCAGGCACCCCCACTCACCAGAGCTGTAGTATTCACCCGGGCTGCCTGTTGGCTTGTAGATCGATTCAAACTTCATACatctcccagggctgcagaacAGTGAAGGATGCTCCAGCTGAGGGGAAGGGActccctctcccttctcccctcccctGTTCAAGGGCTGCTATCCCAGATGTGAGACTTGCTGTTCAGAGATGTGATGGTgtggccagggcaggaggggacagatACCACCCTTAGAACAAGGGGTACCTGGGGTGGCAGGGGACAGTGCTGGCACCTGGGCATTATCGATGCCCTCACTCATGCTCTGAGGTTCTGGGATGAGGCTGGGTCTGCTGGGAAAGTTGTAATTGTAGGGTCCTGTCCCACCCTCTGTGGTGGCACTGGTCCTGGCCAGTGCTGTCCTGAGCCTGCCCTAAAGATGGGTTGCCCACAGCTGTCCCAAGCCCCTGGTGTTCCTGTCAGGACCCCTGCCCAGATCTTTGGTGAGTGCACTGAGGTGGAGACCCGCCAGTGAAGGTCCAGGGAGGAGTTTGGTAGTGAAGCCAGTGGAGAAAAGCATGTAGGGCTTACGTGGGAATTGCAAA includes the following:
- the LCNL1 gene encoding lipocalin-like 1 protein, which translates into the protein MRTLGLRLVMVLLCLWRAQAGDPGTAELDESKVAGTWYITAMASDSESYLQKKDQLKMAMASIEVRGDGDLKVSFAIPTPGRCMKFESIYKPTGSPGEYYSSDRGNKTVRLVDTDGSSYMVVFATREKEGKTLHMLRLYSRTQWVRPKIKLLFKRLAKLNGFTDETIWILPRQEECRLGEP